The Streptomyces sp. NBC_01275 genome has a segment encoding these proteins:
- a CDS encoding F0F1 ATP synthase subunit B, which translates to MSPLVQLAAEEAENPLIPPIPELVIGLIAFVIVFGILAKKLLPNINKVLEERRENIEGGIEKAEALQQEAQSVLEQYKAQLAEARHEAARLRQEAQEQGATLIAEMRAEGQRQREEIVAAGHSQIEADRKAASSALRQDVGKLATDLAGKLVGESLEDHARQSRVIDRFLDELDDKATKAEATR; encoded by the coding sequence ATGAGCCCCCTGGTTCAGCTGGCGGCTGAGGAAGCGGAAAACCCGCTCATCCCGCCGATTCCGGAGCTCGTGATCGGCCTGATCGCCTTCGTCATCGTCTTCGGCATCCTCGCCAAGAAGCTCCTCCCGAACATCAACAAGGTTCTGGAAGAGCGTCGCGAGAACATCGAAGGCGGTATCGAGAAGGCGGAGGCCCTTCAGCAAGAGGCCCAGAGCGTTCTTGAGCAGTACAAGGCTCAGCTCGCCGAGGCCCGCCACGAGGCCGCGCGTCTGCGCCAGGAGGCGCAGGAGCAGGGCGCCACGCTCATCGCCGAGATGCGCGCGGAAGGCCAGCGGCAGCGCGAGGAGATCGTCGCGGCCGGTCACAGCCAGATCGAGGCCGACCGCAAGGCCGCCTCGTCCGCGCTGCGGCAGGACGTCGGCAAGCTCGCCACCGATCTGGCCGGCAAGCTCGTCGGCGAGTCCCTCGAGGACCACGCCCGGCAGAGCCGCGTGATCGACCGCTTCCTCGACGAGCTCGACGACAAGGCGACGAAGGCCGAGGCCACGCGATGA
- a CDS encoding F0F1 ATP synthase subunit delta, whose amino-acid sequence MNGASRDALAAGRERLDALTDSTSVDAAQLAGELAAVTALLNREVSLRRVLTDPAQAGEAKAELAQRLLGAQLGGETVDLVSGLVRSRWSQSRDLVDALEELANAADLTAAQRAGRLDSVEDELFRFGRIVSSSTELRAALTDRKATASAKSELLHSLLGGRADAATERLVTRLVTAPRGRSLEAGLESLSKLAAERRDRFVAVVTSAVPLSDGQKQRLGAALAKLYGRQMHLNLDVDPAVLGGIRVQVGDEVINGSLADRIEDAGRRMAS is encoded by the coding sequence ATGAACGGCGCGAGCCGCGACGCCCTGGCCGCCGGACGCGAGCGTCTCGACGCGCTCACGGACTCCACGTCCGTGGACGCGGCGCAGCTCGCAGGCGAACTGGCCGCCGTCACCGCGCTGCTCAACCGCGAGGTGTCCCTGCGCCGGGTCCTCACCGACCCGGCGCAGGCCGGCGAGGCCAAGGCCGAGCTGGCCCAGCGCCTGCTCGGCGCCCAGCTCGGCGGCGAGACCGTCGACCTGGTGTCCGGCCTGGTGCGTTCCCGCTGGTCGCAGTCGCGCGACCTGGTGGACGCCCTGGAGGAGCTGGCGAACGCCGCCGACCTCACCGCCGCGCAGCGGGCCGGCCGGCTCGACAGCGTGGAGGACGAGCTGTTCCGCTTCGGGCGGATCGTCTCCTCCAGCACCGAGCTGCGCGCCGCACTGACCGACCGGAAGGCCACCGCCTCGGCCAAGAGCGAGCTGCTGCACAGCCTGCTCGGCGGCCGGGCCGACGCGGCCACCGAGCGTCTGGTGACGCGCCTTGTGACCGCGCCGCGAGGACGTAGCCTGGAAGCGGGACTCGAGTCCCTGTCCAAGCTCGCCGCCGAGCGTCGGGACCGTTTCGTGGCCGTCGTCACCTCGGCCGTGCCGCTGAGCGACGGGCAGAAGCAGCGCCTCGGCGCCGCCCTCGCCAAGCTCTACGGCCGCCAGATGCACCTCAACCTCGACGTGGACCCCGCGGTCCTCGGCGGGATCCGGGTGCAGGTCGGCGACGAGGTGATCAACGGCTCCCTCGCGGACCGCATCGAGGACGCCGGCCGCCGCATGGCGAGCTAG
- the atpA gene encoding F0F1 ATP synthase subunit alpha, with product MAELTIRPEEIRDALENFVQSYKPDAASREEVGTVTLAGDGIAKVEGLPSAMANELLRFEDGTLGLALNLEEREIGTVILGEFSGVEEGQPVTRTGEVLSVAVGEGYLGRVVDPLGNPIDGLGEIETSGRRALELQAPGVMARKSVHEPMETGYKAVDAMTPVGRGQRQLIIGDRQTGKTALAVDTIINQRDNWRSGDVNKQVRCVYVAIGQKGSTIASVRGALEEAGALEYTTIVAAPASDPAGFKYLAPYTGSAIGQQWMYEGKHVLIIFDDLSKQADAYRAVSLLLRRPPGREAYPGDVFYLHSRLLERCAKLSDDLGAGSMTGLPIVETKANDVSAFIPTNVISITDGQCFLESDLFNAGQRPALNVGISVSRVGGSAQHKAMKQVSGRLRLDLAQYRELEAFAAFGSDLDAASKSQLERGQRLVELLKQAQYQPMPTEDQVVSVWAGTTGRMDDVPVVDVRRFEKELLEYLHRKEQGLMTSIKEGGKMSDDTLTAIADAIAEFKKQFETSDGKLLGEDAPAAAK from the coding sequence ATGGCGGAGCTCACGATCCGGCCGGAGGAGATCCGGGACGCGCTGGAGAACTTTGTCCAGTCGTACAAGCCGGACGCGGCCTCGCGCGAGGAGGTCGGTACGGTCACCCTTGCAGGCGATGGCATCGCGAAGGTCGAGGGTCTCCCCTCGGCCATGGCCAACGAACTGCTGCGGTTCGAGGACGGCACCCTCGGCCTCGCGCTCAACCTCGAAGAGCGCGAGATCGGTACCGTCATCCTCGGCGAGTTCAGCGGCGTCGAGGAGGGCCAGCCGGTCACCCGCACGGGAGAGGTCCTGTCCGTCGCCGTCGGCGAGGGCTACCTCGGCCGTGTCGTCGACCCGCTCGGCAACCCGATCGACGGCCTCGGCGAGATCGAGACGTCCGGCCGCCGTGCCCTGGAGCTGCAGGCTCCCGGTGTCATGGCCCGTAAGTCGGTGCACGAGCCGATGGAGACCGGCTACAAGGCCGTCGACGCGATGACCCCGGTCGGCCGCGGCCAGCGTCAGCTGATCATCGGTGACCGCCAGACCGGCAAGACCGCCCTGGCCGTCGACACGATCATCAACCAGCGCGACAACTGGCGCTCCGGCGACGTGAACAAGCAGGTCCGCTGCGTCTACGTCGCCATCGGTCAGAAGGGCTCGACCATCGCCTCCGTGCGTGGCGCCCTCGAAGAGGCCGGCGCGCTGGAGTACACGACCATCGTCGCCGCCCCGGCGTCCGACCCGGCCGGCTTCAAGTACCTGGCGCCGTACACCGGTTCGGCCATCGGTCAGCAGTGGATGTACGAGGGCAAGCACGTCCTCATCATCTTCGACGACCTCTCGAAGCAGGCCGACGCCTACCGCGCCGTGTCGCTGCTGCTGCGCCGTCCGCCGGGCCGCGAGGCCTACCCGGGCGACGTCTTCTACCTGCACTCCCGTCTGCTGGAGCGTTGCGCGAAGCTCTCCGACGACCTGGGCGCCGGCTCGATGACCGGTCTGCCGATCGTCGAGACGAAGGCCAACGACGTCTCGGCGTTCATCCCGACCAACGTCATCTCCATCACCGACGGCCAGTGCTTCCTGGAGTCGGACCTGTTCAACGCCGGTCAGCGCCCCGCGCTGAACGTCGGCATCTCCGTCTCCCGAGTCGGTGGTTCCGCGCAGCACAAGGCGATGAAGCAGGTCTCCGGCCGTCTCCGCCTCGACCTGGCCCAGTACCGTGAGCTGGAGGCGTTCGCCGCCTTCGGTTCCGACCTGGACGCGGCGTCGAAGTCGCAGCTGGAGCGCGGTCAGCGCCTGGTCGAGCTGCTCAAGCAGGCTCAGTACCAGCCGATGCCGACCGAGGACCAGGTCGTCTCCGTGTGGGCCGGCACCACCGGCCGGATGGACGATGTTCCGGTCGTCGACGTCCGCCGCTTCGAGAAGGAGCTGCTGGAGTACCTGCACCGCAAGGAGCAGGGCCTCATGACCTCCATCAAGGAGGGCGGCAAGATGTCGGACGACACCCTCACCGCCATTGCCGACGCGATCGCCGAGTTCAAGAAGCAGTTCGAGACCTCGGACGGCAAGCTTCTCGGCGAGGACGCCCCGGCCGCGGCCAAGTGA
- a CDS encoding F0F1 ATP synthase subunit gamma, giving the protein MGAQLRVYKRRIRSVTATKKITKAMEMIAASRVVKAQRKVAASAPYATELTRAVTAVGTGSNTKHPLTTEAETATRSAVLLLTSDRGLAGAFNSNAIKAAEQLTARLEAEGKEVDTYIVGRRGLAHYNFRERKVVESWSGFTDEPTYADAKKVAVPLIEAIEKETADGGVDELHIVYTEFVSMMTQTATDSRLLPLRLEEVAEESHPKGEILPLYDFEPSAEDVLDALLPRYVESRIYNALLQSAASKHAATRRAMKSATDNAGDLINTLSRLANAARQAEITQEISEIVGGSAALADATAGSDR; this is encoded by the coding sequence ATGGGAGCCCAGCTCCGGGTCTACAAGCGTCGCATCCGATCCGTCACCGCGACCAAGAAGATCACCAAGGCGATGGAGATGATCGCCGCCTCGCGCGTCGTCAAGGCGCAGCGCAAGGTGGCGGCCTCCGCGCCGTACGCGACCGAGCTCACCCGCGCGGTCACGGCGGTCGGCACCGGTTCGAACACCAAGCACCCGCTGACCACGGAGGCGGAGACGGCGACCCGTTCCGCGGTCCTGCTCCTCACGAGCGACCGCGGACTGGCCGGCGCCTTCAACTCCAACGCGATCAAGGCCGCCGAGCAGCTGACGGCGCGCCTCGAGGCGGAGGGCAAGGAGGTCGACACGTACATCGTCGGCCGCCGCGGTCTGGCCCACTACAACTTCCGCGAGCGCAAGGTCGTGGAGTCGTGGTCGGGCTTCACCGACGAGCCCACGTACGCGGACGCGAAGAAGGTCGCGGTTCCGCTGATCGAGGCCATCGAGAAGGAGACGGCGGACGGCGGGGTGGACGAACTCCACATCGTCTACACCGAGTTCGTCTCGATGATGACGCAGACGGCCACTGACAGCCGGCTGCTGCCCCTACGCCTCGAAGAGGTGGCGGAGGAGTCTCACCCCAAGGGCGAGATCCTTCCGCTGTACGACTTCGAGCCGTCGGCGGAGGACGTCCTCGACGCCCTGCTGCCGCGGTACGTCGAGAGCCGTATCTACAACGCGCTGCTGCAGTCGGCCGCCTCCAAGCACGCCGCCACGCGCCGCGCGATGAAGTCGGCCACCGACAACGCGGGAGACTTGATCAACACGCTCTCCCGCCTTGCCAACGCGGCCCGCCAGGCCGAAATCACCCAGGAAATCAGCGAGATCGTCGGTGGCTCCGCAGCCCTGGCCGACGCGACCGCGGGGAGTGACAGGTAA
- the atpD gene encoding F0F1 ATP synthase subunit beta yields MTTTVETAVATGRVARVIGPVVDVEFPVDAMPEIYNALHVEVADPANDGEKKTLTLEVAQHLGDGLVRTISMQPTDGLVRQAAVTDTGTGITVPVGDFTKGKVFNTLGEVLNVDEKYEGERWSIHRKAPRFDELESKTEMFETGVKVIDLLTPYVKGGKIGLFGGAGVGKTVLIQEMIYRVANNHDGVSVFAGVGERTREGNDLIEEMADSGVIDKTALVFGQMDEPPGTRLRVALAGLTMAEYFRDVQKQDVLFFIDNIFRFTQAGSEVSTLLGRMPSAVGYQPNLADEMGLLQERITSTRGHSITSMQAIYVPADDLTDPAPATTFAHLDATTVLSRPISEKGIYPAVDPLDSTSRILDPRYIAADHYNTAMRVKTVLQKYKDLQDIIAILGIDELGEEDKLTVHRARRVERFLSQNTHVAKQFTGVDGSDVPLDESIVAFNAIIDGEYDHFPEQAFFLCGGIEDLKANAKELGVS; encoded by the coding sequence ATGACGACGACAGTTGAGACGGCCGTTGCCACGGGCCGCGTCGCCCGGGTCATCGGCCCGGTCGTCGACGTGGAATTCCCCGTCGACGCCATGCCGGAGATCTACAACGCCCTTCACGTCGAGGTCGCCGACCCGGCGAACGACGGCGAGAAGAAGACGCTGACCCTGGAGGTCGCCCAGCACCTGGGTGACGGCCTGGTCCGCACGATCTCGATGCAGCCCACCGACGGTCTGGTCCGCCAGGCCGCCGTCACCGACACCGGCACGGGCATCACCGTTCCGGTCGGCGACTTCACCAAGGGCAAGGTGTTCAACACCCTCGGTGAGGTGCTGAACGTCGACGAGAAGTACGAGGGCGAGCGCTGGTCCATCCACCGCAAGGCCCCGCGCTTCGACGAGCTCGAGTCGAAGACCGAGATGTTCGAGACCGGCGTCAAGGTCATCGACCTTCTCACCCCGTACGTCAAGGGTGGAAAGATCGGCCTGTTCGGCGGTGCCGGCGTCGGCAAGACGGTGCTCATCCAGGAGATGATCTACCGCGTCGCCAACAACCACGACGGTGTCTCCGTGTTCGCCGGTGTCGGCGAGCGCACCCGTGAGGGCAACGACCTCATCGAGGAGATGGCCGACTCGGGCGTCATCGACAAGACCGCGCTGGTCTTCGGTCAGATGGACGAGCCCCCGGGCACCCGTCTGCGCGTGGCCCTGGCCGGTCTGACCATGGCGGAGTACTTCCGCGATGTGCAGAAGCAGGACGTGCTGTTCTTCATCGACAACATCTTCCGCTTCACCCAGGCCGGTTCCGAGGTCTCGACCCTGCTCGGCCGTATGCCCTCCGCGGTGGGCTACCAGCCGAACCTGGCCGACGAGATGGGTCTCCTCCAGGAGCGCATCACCTCGACCCGTGGTCACTCGATCACCTCGATGCAGGCGATCTACGTCCCCGCGGACGACCTGACCGACCCGGCCCCGGCCACCACCTTCGCCCACCTCGACGCGACGACGGTTCTCTCCCGTCCGATCTCCGAGAAGGGCATCTACCCGGCCGTGGACCCGCTGGACTCCACGTCCCGCATCCTGGACCCGCGCTACATCGCGGCAGACCACTACAACACCGCCATGCGTGTCAAGACGGTGCTGCAGAAGTACAAGGACCTCCAGGACATCATCGCCATCCTCGGCATCGACGAGCTCGGCGAGGAGGACAAGCTCACCGTCCACCGCGCCCGTCGCGTGGAGCGCTTCCTGTCCCAGAACACCCACGTCGCCAAGCAGTTCACCGGCGTCGACGGGTCGGACGTGCCGCTGGACGAGTCGATCGTGGCCTTCAACGCGATCATCGACGGCGAGTACGACCACTTCCCGGAGCAGGCGTTCTTCCTGTGCGGTGGCATCGAGGACCTGAAGGCCAACGCCAAGGAGCTGGGCGTCTCCTGA
- a CDS encoding F0F1 ATP synthase subunit epsilon, with protein MAAELHVALVAADREVWSGEATLVVARTTSGDIGVMPGHQPLLGVLESGPVTIRTSEGGTVVAAVHGGFISFADNKLSLLAEIAELSDEIDVQRAERELERAKAEGDAAAERRADVRLRAATSR; from the coding sequence TTGGCTGCTGAGCTGCACGTCGCGCTGGTCGCGGCCGACCGAGAGGTCTGGTCCGGCGAGGCCACCCTGGTCGTCGCGCGCACCACGTCGGGCGACATCGGCGTCATGCCCGGTCACCAGCCGCTGCTCGGTGTGCTGGAGTCGGGCCCGGTGACCATCCGTACGAGTGAGGGTGGAACGGTCGTCGCCGCGGTGCACGGCGGTTTCATCTCGTTCGCGGACAACAAGCTGTCGCTGCTGGCCGAGATCGCCGAGCTGTCGGACGAGATCGACGTCCAGCGCGCGGAGCGCGAGCTCGAGCGCGCGAAGGCGGAGGGCGATGCCGCCGCCGAGCGTCGAGCGGACGTACGACTGCGGGCGGCGACGTCGCGCTGA
- a CDS encoding DUF2550 domain-containing protein — protein sequence MVLALTVCGIVVALVALGLFVFGLRRRLIQRSGGTFDCSLRWDVPEKPDPSGKGWSYGVARYNGDRIEWYRVFSYAYRPRRVLERASIEVAGRRLPEGEEELALLSDAVVLVCLHRGTRLELAMSEDALTGFLAWLEAAPPGQRVNVA from the coding sequence ATGGTCCTCGCTCTGACTGTGTGCGGAATCGTCGTGGCCCTGGTGGCGCTGGGGCTGTTCGTCTTCGGTCTGCGCCGCAGACTCATCCAGCGCTCCGGCGGCACCTTCGACTGTTCGCTGCGCTGGGACGTCCCCGAGAAACCGGACCCCAGCGGCAAGGGCTGGAGCTACGGCGTCGCCCGCTACAACGGCGACCGCATCGAGTGGTACCGCGTCTTCTCCTACGCCTACCGTCCGCGCCGCGTCCTGGAACGCGCCTCGATCGAGGTGGCCGGCCGCCGCCTCCCCGAGGGCGAGGAGGAGCTGGCGCTGCTCTCCGACGCGGTGGTCCTCGTCTGTCTGCACCGGGGCACGCGTCTCGAACTCGCGATGAGCGAAGACGCGCTGACCGGTTTCCTCGCGTGGCTGGAGGCAGCCCCGCCCGGACAGCGAGTGAATGTGGCGTAG
- a CDS encoding glycoside hydrolase family 18 chitinase produces the protein MRFRHRAAAGFATLLLPLAGLVGLASPAQAATTATATYTKASDWGTGFEGRWTVKNTGTAAISSWTVEWDFPSGTSVTSAWDADVTSAGTHWTAKNKSYNGSIAPGASVSFGFNGAGSGSPANCRLNGDSCDGTTVPGDASPSAPGTPTASGITDTSVKLTWSAATDDKGVKNYDVLRDGAKVATVTTTSYTDTGLTAGTDYSYTVQARDTADQTGPVSGAVAVHTTGGTTTPPPAGNKVKLGYFTEWGIYGRNYQVKNLVTSGSAAKITHINYAFGNVTNGQCAIGDSYADYDKAFTADQSVSGVADTWDQPLRGNFNQLRQLKAKYPNIKVLWSFGGWTWSGGFAQAAANPAAFAQSCYNLVEDPRWADVFDGIDIDWEYPNACGLSCDTSGAAAYKNLMSALRAKFGAANLVTAATTADGTSGGKIDAADYAGAAQYVDWYNVMTYDFFGAFDADGPTAPHSPLTTYSGIPTPGFTTADAIAKFKSKGVPASKLLIGIGFYGRGWTGVTQDAPGGTATGPAPGTYEQGIEDYKVLKTSCPATGTIAGTAYAKCGSNWWSYDTPATIGTKMAWAKTQGLGGAFFWEFSGDTSNGELVTAINSGLS, from the coding sequence ATGCGCTTCAGACACAGAGCCGCGGCAGGGTTCGCGACACTGTTGCTCCCGCTGGCCGGACTGGTCGGCCTCGCGAGCCCCGCCCAGGCCGCCACGACCGCCACCGCCACCTACACCAAGGCCTCCGACTGGGGCACCGGCTTCGAGGGCCGATGGACGGTGAAGAACACCGGCACCGCCGCCATCAGCTCCTGGACGGTCGAGTGGGACTTCCCCTCCGGCACCTCCGTCACCTCCGCCTGGGACGCCGACGTCACCTCCGCCGGCACCCACTGGACCGCCAAGAACAAGTCCTACAACGGCTCGATCGCCCCCGGCGCCTCCGTCTCCTTCGGCTTCAACGGCGCGGGCAGCGGCTCCCCCGCCAACTGCCGCCTCAACGGCGACAGTTGCGACGGCACGACGGTCCCCGGCGACGCCTCCCCGTCCGCCCCCGGCACCCCCACCGCCTCGGGCATCACCGACACCTCGGTGAAACTGACCTGGTCCGCCGCCACCGACGACAAGGGCGTCAAGAACTACGACGTGCTGCGCGACGGCGCCAAGGTCGCCACGGTGACGACGACGTCGTACACGGACACCGGTCTGACCGCCGGGACCGACTACTCCTACACCGTCCAGGCCCGCGACACCGCCGACCAGACCGGACCGGTCAGCGGCGCGGTCGCCGTGCACACCACCGGCGGCACCACCACTCCCCCGCCCGCCGGAAACAAGGTGAAACTCGGCTACTTCACCGAGTGGGGCATCTACGGCCGCAACTACCAGGTCAAGAACCTGGTGACGTCCGGCTCCGCCGCGAAGATCACACACATCAACTACGCCTTCGGCAACGTCACGAACGGCCAGTGCGCGATCGGCGACTCCTACGCCGACTACGACAAGGCCTTCACCGCCGACCAGTCGGTCAGCGGCGTCGCCGACACCTGGGACCAGCCGCTGCGCGGCAACTTCAACCAGCTGCGCCAGCTGAAGGCCAAGTACCCCAACATCAAGGTGCTGTGGTCCTTCGGCGGCTGGACCTGGTCCGGCGGCTTCGCGCAGGCCGCCGCCAACCCGGCCGCGTTCGCCCAGTCCTGCTACAACCTGGTCGAGGACCCGCGCTGGGCCGACGTCTTCGACGGCATCGACATCGACTGGGAGTACCCCAACGCCTGCGGCCTGTCCTGCGACACCAGCGGGGCCGCGGCCTACAAGAACCTGATGTCCGCCCTGCGCGCCAAGTTCGGCGCCGCCAACCTGGTCACGGCCGCCACCACCGCGGACGGCACCTCCGGCGGCAAGATCGACGCCGCCGACTACGCGGGCGCGGCCCAGTACGTCGACTGGTACAACGTGATGACGTACGACTTCTTCGGCGCCTTCGACGCGGACGGCCCGACCGCCCCGCACTCCCCGCTCACCACCTACAGCGGCATCCCGACGCCCGGCTTCACCACGGCCGACGCGATCGCCAAGTTCAAGTCGAAGGGCGTCCCCGCGAGCAAGCTGCTCATCGGCATCGGCTTCTACGGCCGCGGCTGGACCGGCGTCACCCAGGACGCCCCGGGCGGCACGGCCACCGGGCCCGCGCCGGGCACCTACGAGCAGGGCATCGAGGACTACAAGGTCCTCAAGACGTCCTGCCCCGCCACCGGCACGATCGCCGGCACGGCGTACGCGAAGTGCGGCAGCAACTGGTGGTCCTACGACACCCCGGCCACCATCGGCACGAAGATGGCCTGGGCCAAGACCCAGGGCCTGGGCGGCGCGTTCTTCTGGGAGTTCAGCGGCGACACCAGCAACGGAGAGCTGGTGACCGCCATCAACAGCGGCCTGTCGTAA
- a CDS encoding response regulator transcription factor, which translates to MIRVVVAEDQSAVRAGLVLILGSAPDIEVVGEAGDGEQAVALAREVRPDLVLMDVQMPRLDGVSATRLIVEEGLADVLVLTTFDLDAYVFGALRAGAAGFLLKHTEARDLLAAVRTVAGGEGMIAPAVTRRLIAEFAARPVRGPRTDPAVLDALTRREREVLACLGEGLSNAEIAERLDMAEATVKTHVSRLLGKLELRSRVQAAVLAQELGV; encoded by the coding sequence GTGATCCGTGTGGTCGTCGCCGAGGACCAGTCCGCCGTGCGGGCCGGGCTCGTCCTGATCCTGGGCAGTGCGCCGGACATCGAGGTGGTCGGCGAGGCGGGGGACGGGGAGCAGGCGGTGGCGCTGGCCCGGGAGGTGCGGCCGGATCTGGTGCTGATGGACGTTCAGATGCCCCGCCTGGACGGGGTGTCGGCGACCCGGCTGATCGTCGAGGAGGGCCTCGCCGATGTGCTGGTGCTGACCACCTTCGATCTCGACGCGTATGTGTTCGGGGCGCTGCGCGCGGGTGCGGCCGGGTTTCTGCTGAAGCACACGGAGGCGCGGGACCTGCTGGCGGCGGTCCGTACTGTGGCGGGCGGGGAGGGGATGATCGCCCCTGCGGTGACCCGTCGGCTGATCGCCGAGTTCGCCGCGCGGCCGGTGCGGGGGCCGAGGACCGATCCGGCCGTGCTGGACGCGCTCACCCGGCGGGAGCGCGAGGTGCTGGCCTGTCTCGGGGAGGGGCTGTCGAACGCGGAGATCGCCGAGCGTCTCGACATGGCCGAGGCGACGGTGAAGACCCACGTCAGTCGGCTCCTCGGGAAGCTGGAGCTGCGCAGTCGGGTCCAAGCGGCCGTTCTGGCACAGGAGTTGGGCGTCTAG
- a CDS encoding sensor histidine kinase, with protein MAVTLPRPHRFDVYVATGGLLGGLLLVGIGLGTRPADEPIVLLDGPWPILAALWVTAGCELLRRSAPRTALLTGTAAVVLDTFTEGNLATVLMFTDLMYAAVVYGPLASARRIQWITGLLTVAGTLAPFAVWREPEALLIGVVVGIVAYGPAATGWIVRNHRDAAEAARLRAEQTALLAEVDRAQAVVAERARMARELHDMVANHLSAIAIHSTAALSIDDPATSRQALRTIRENSVEGLSEMRRLIGILRDGSGEREPAATPTLDGLPALVDGARANGLDVSLDTLGTGVDRVPAPVELAVYRIVQESLTNALKHARPGRVTVRLARRDGMLDVRVSSPYGHRDGPRAPGSGAGLVGMRERVALLGGVFGAGPEGALWTVRAELPLAEGDLT; from the coding sequence ATGGCCGTCACCCTCCCCCGCCCGCACCGCTTCGACGTGTACGTCGCGACCGGCGGGCTGCTCGGCGGGCTGCTGCTGGTGGGCATCGGGCTCGGCACCCGGCCGGCCGACGAGCCGATCGTGCTCCTCGACGGCCCCTGGCCGATCCTGGCGGCGCTCTGGGTGACGGCAGGCTGTGAGCTGCTGCGCCGGTCCGCGCCGCGCACGGCCCTGCTGACGGGTACGGCCGCGGTCGTCCTGGACACCTTCACCGAGGGCAACCTGGCCACGGTCCTGATGTTCACCGACCTGATGTACGCGGCCGTCGTGTACGGCCCGCTCGCCTCGGCCCGCCGCATCCAGTGGATCACCGGGCTGCTCACGGTGGCCGGGACGCTGGCGCCGTTCGCGGTGTGGCGTGAGCCGGAGGCGCTGCTGATCGGCGTGGTCGTCGGCATCGTGGCGTACGGCCCCGCCGCCACCGGCTGGATCGTGCGCAACCACCGTGACGCCGCCGAGGCCGCCCGACTGCGCGCCGAACAGACCGCGCTGCTGGCCGAGGTGGACCGCGCGCAGGCGGTCGTCGCCGAACGGGCGCGGATGGCACGGGAGTTGCACGACATGGTCGCCAACCATCTGTCGGCGATCGCCATTCACTCCACGGCCGCGCTGTCCATCGACGATCCGGCGACCTCGCGGCAGGCGCTCAGGACCATCCGGGAGAACAGCGTCGAGGGACTCTCGGAGATGCGCCGGCTGATCGGCATCCTGCGCGACGGCAGCGGGGAGCGGGAGCCCGCCGCGACCCCCACCCTCGACGGCCTCCCCGCACTGGTCGACGGCGCCCGCGCCAACGGTCTGGACGTCAGTCTCGACACCCTCGGCACCGGGGTCGACCGGGTCCCCGCGCCCGTCGAACTCGCGGTCTACCGGATCGTGCAGGAGTCCCTGACCAACGCCCTCAAGCACGCCCGCCCGGGCCGGGTGACCGTGCGCCTCGCCCGTCGCGACGGCATGCTCGACGTCCGGGTGAGCAGCCCCTACGGCCACCGGGACGGGCCGCGGGCACCCGGTTCCGGGGCCGGTCTGGTCGGCATGCGGGAGCGGGTGGCGCTGCTGGGCGGCGTCTTCGGGGCCGGGCCCGAGGGCGCGCTGTGGACCGTACGGGCGGAGCTTCCGCTGGCCGAAGGAGATCTGACGTGA
- a CDS encoding cob(I)yrinic acid a,c-diamide adenosyltransferase codes for MVNLTRIYTRTGDQGTTALGDMSRVAKTDLRIAAYADANEANAVLGTALALGALDEEIVKVLTRVQNDLFDVGADLSAPVVQNPEFPPLRVEQFYVDRLEADCDRFNERLEKLRSFILPGGTPGAALLHQACTVVRRAERSTWAALEAHGETMNPLTATYLNRLSDLLFILARTANKAVGDVLWVPGGER; via the coding sequence ATGGTCAATCTGACGCGCATCTACACCAGGACCGGCGACCAGGGCACCACCGCTCTAGGCGACATGAGCCGGGTCGCCAAGACCGACCTCCGGATCGCCGCGTACGCCGACGCCAACGAGGCGAACGCGGTGCTCGGCACGGCCCTCGCGCTGGGCGCGCTGGACGAGGAGATCGTCAAGGTCCTGACCCGGGTGCAGAACGACCTGTTCGACGTGGGCGCGGACCTGTCGGCGCCCGTGGTGCAGAACCCGGAGTTCCCGCCGCTGCGGGTCGAGCAGTTCTACGTCGACCGGCTGGAGGCGGACTGCGACCGCTTCAACGAGCGCCTGGAGAAGCTGCGGTCGTTCATCCTCCCCGGCGGCACCCCGGGCGCGGCCCTGCTCCACCAGGCCTGCACGGTCGTCCGCCGGGCCGAACGCTCCACCTGGGCGGCGCTGGAGGCGCACGGCGAGACGATGAACCCCCTCACGGCGACCTACCTCAACCGGCTCTCGGACCTGCTGTTCATTCTGGCCCGCACGGCGAACAAGGCGGTCGGGGACGTCCTGTGGGTCCCCGGCGGCGAACGCTGA